GAGCCTAATAATCAGTACGGAAAGGAGCACTGCCATGACATGGGGTACAGAAGGTCCATCAAAAATTACAATGTATTGAATGACAAAGTCTGCGCAACGAATTTGCCCTATATTTGTGTTGTACCAGCCGAAGAAAGTCTTATTTATTGTATGGCAAAGTATGAGAAGAAAATTCCTTTGGGGGATAGCTAAGACAGAAATTGATTGAAGTAAATGTCCTCCTTAACTTATTCGAGTCCTTGatctactcgtactcgtacttcACTGGTACATAGCTAAGCAATCTGGTGTATCTTATTTCCCAAATCCTCGGAGGCGGCACTGTTGCAAGACTGTCGAGACTGTTGCGACGCTGTCGAGGACTCCTTCTATAGGCTTTAGGGCATTCACAGAGGATGTGCTAAATATTTTTGCTCCATTTCACAGAATTTACAGGAGTGTATCTTCTACACTACCCCTTCTCACGCACTTTCCCTCGTGCGGTATACTTTCTCTCTGGCGGAGGGGTGCGAGACGTAACGGGTGGTGTTGGTTTGAAAAGTTAGACAGAGAGGCAGAAGTAGTAGAATCGAAAACAGTATCAGGAAAAATGGAAACAgatataatttttttaaattctgATCAAATGGGTTATAAGGTGGAAAGGTGAAAAACGGAAAATAACTAAAGGTAGTGgttcctctctttctcttcgTGTTTTTCCCCTGCTCAGGACAAGTTCGAGAAGAATTGTGACAAAATACAGAcaaagagagagtgagagagaaagCATCTGGCAGTCATCATCCGATACCAATTAGGATGCTTACATAAATCATAATAGTTTCTGGTATTATCTGGCTAACTATAAGTACAGCAGCATGCCCTTGCCTCTGAATAAAAATTCTATTTTAATCAAAGTAACCCGTTCTTATTGTTCAATTCTACAGCTGGGAAAATGAAATTGATTCGAGTGCAAGTCGCCGAACTATGGCGGATTCTGGTTCTGTCTTTTGCGGGCTGGCTGGCGGTACTCGAGCTGGTAATATTTTTCCGAAGTTCTACCTTTTACAAACTCCACGAGTTTGTCTTCAAGCCATACAAGGAGTCGATAAGCAGCTATGACGTTGGATTGCGGGCCCAGCAGTGGGACGACAAACAAATAGCCAAGCTACTTTACGAGAGTGTGCGTGTGCATTGCCTGCTTTATCTGGAGGATTTGGGCAACGGATTCGATGCAATGAAGGCAGAGCACATCCGGAAGACTTGGGGCTGTCGCTGCAATGAATTGAGTGTATTCGATTCGAGGGAGATCAGTCTGACGGAGGCGTATCTGTGGATCTATCGCAACAACCACCATAAGTTGGACTGGCTGTTGAGCGTCTCTATGGGAACCTATGTGATTGTGGAGAATCTCCGCCATATGCTGGCCCCCTATTCACCCTCTCAGGCGATCTACTTCAGTGCCCAGCACGGCTTCTATTCCTACGCCCATGTAGGCAAAGGAGCAACCACCGACCACATTTTCAGTCGTGGAGCACTGGAGCACCTGACGGCGGAGAACTGCCTGCAGGATGGATCCAGCTTGCGGGCTTGCTTGGCTCGAATGGATCGAGGACCAAGCGAGAAGCTTTTACCGTTTCATGTGCAGGAAGAGGTGCTGCCCTTCCATCTGCGTACCAAGTTCTGGCTGTGGCCTTGCACCTATCGATCGGTCTACGAAAATCAAGTAAGTCTTGGGGGCATGTGTGTGTCTGCTATGATCAGAAATCCATTGTCTTTCGCAGAGTCGTGAGAGCTGCTTTGGTCATGGAATCCTTTACCCATACGTCAATTCAAATCAATTGCATGTCCTGGACTTTCTGCTGTACCACCTACGACCCTACGGATACGTCAATCCACTGCCAGAGCTGAGGTCTGTACATTTCCCCAATCACATACAGGCCAGAGCGATCAATGATACACTGGCCAGACGGCTCAGCCAGTCCGTACGGGTTCTCTGTCTAGTCCTAACCTGGCCCACAAACCACCTGAGTGGTGCGAAAACCATAAGCGAAACCTGGGGACGCCATTGCAACAGGGTGGTCTTCTACAGCAGCTCCCCTCACGTGGGGTCACCTGGAGTTGGAGTGGACATTGTTGGCCTGAATATCAGCGATAGCTACGATTTTCTCTGGGGAAAGACAAAGGCGGCCTTCAGGCATGCCTATAGGCATTACCGCCATGAGGCGGACTGGTTCTTTAAGGCCGACGACGATACCTATGCCATAATCGAGAATATGCGATACATGCTTTCCAGCTATTCCCCGGATACTCCGATTCACTTTGGCTGCAACTTTCAGTTGGGGAAAGTTACTTATATGTCCGGTGGAGCTGGCTATGTGCTCAGCAGGAAGGCCCTTCAGATGTTCATCACCCGAGGTATCGGCAAATCGATGTGCAGGGCGGAGGGCGAAGGCACTGAGGACTATCAAATGGGTATCTGCATGAATACGTTAAATGTCACGGACGGTGACTCTAGGGACCACTATAATCGACATAGATTCTTTCCCATCGGCCTAGAGTACTTTCTCATACCAGGACGTGCCGACTTCATCGATTGGTTGAAAAATTTTCAGATATATACATTCCAAAAGGTCTGTAGAGAGTACTTC
The sequence above is a segment of the Drosophila miranda strain MSH22 chromosome 4, D.miranda_PacBio2.1, whole genome shotgun sequence genome. Coding sequences within it:
- the LOC108164136 gene encoding uncharacterized protein LOC108164136 isoform X1, which translates into the protein MKLIRVQVAELWRILVLSFAGWLAVLELVIFFRSSTFYKLHEFVFKPYKESISSYDVGLRAQQWDDKQIAKLLYESVRVHCLLYLEDLGNGFDAMKAEHIRKTWGCRCNELSVFDSREISLTEAYLWIYRNNHHKLDWLLSVSMGTYVIVENLRHMLAPYSPSQAIYFSAQHGFYSYAHVGKGATTDHIFSRGALEHLTAENCLQDGSSLRACLARMDRGPSEKLLPFHVQEEVLPFHLRTKFWLWPCTYRSVYENQSRESCFGHGILYPYVNSNQLHVLDFLLYHLRPYGYVNPLPELRSVHFPNHIQARAINDTLARRLSQSVRVLCLVLTWPTNHLSGAKTISETWGRHCNRVVFYSSSPHVGSPGVGVDIVGLNISDSYDFLWGKTKAAFRHAYRHYRHEADWFFKADDDTYAIIENMRYMLSSYSPDTPIHFGCNFQLGKVTYMSGGAGYVLSRKALQMFITRGIGKSMCRAEGEGTEDYQMGICMNTLNVTDGDSRDHYNRHRFFPIGLEYFLIPGRADFIDWLKNFQIYTFQKGINCCSTYSITMHKVSPYEMHFLEAILYSARPYGIIMGHPSTKCGNRSAVVVRRGQQ
- the LOC108164136 gene encoding uncharacterized protein LOC108164136 isoform X2 gives rise to the protein MKLIRVQVAELWRILVLSFAGWLAVLELPYKESISSYDVGLRAQQWDDKQIAKLLYESVRVHCLLYLEDLGNGFDAMKAEHIRKTWGCRCNELSVFDSREISLTEAYLWIYRNNHHKLDWLLSVSMGTYVIVENLRHMLAPYSPSQAIYFSAQHGFYSYAHVGKGATTDHIFSRGALEHLTAENCLQDGSSLRACLARMDRGPSEKLLPFHVQEEVLPFHLRTKFWLWPCTYRSVYENQSRESCFGHGILYPYVNSNQLHVLDFLLYHLRPYGYVNPLPELRSVHFPNHIQARAINDTLARRLSQSVRVLCLVLTWPTNHLSGAKTISETWGRHCNRVVFYSSSPHVGSPGVGVDIVGLNISDSYDFLWGKTKAAFRHAYRHYRHEADWFFKADDDTYAIIENMRYMLSSYSPDTPIHFGCNFQLGKVTYMSGGAGYVLSRKALQMFITRGIGKSMCRAEGEGTEDYQMGICMNTLNVTDGDSRDHYNRHRFFPIGLEYFLIPGRADFIDWLKNFQIYTFQKGINCCSTYSITMHKVSPYEMHFLEAILYSARPYGIIMGHPSTKCGNRSAVVVRRGQQ